The Arctopsyche grandis isolate Sample6627 chromosome 12, ASM5162203v2, whole genome shotgun sequence genome includes the window ttataatagataCATGACGTTAAATTGTAAGATTTTAATTAGCATACTTGTCCTTCTGCCGGATTGAACAGTGAAAAGTTATAATCATACGTCAACTCTTCTCCAGGTCTGATGTCACGCAAGGCAAACAGAGCCATCCTGAACAATCCATTGACAGACCATTTCTGCATTTCACAATTCGGCTGACAGGAATGGTTAACAAACCTTCCCTCTCCGCCCATTCGGTGACCGTCTATTACCAATCCACCATCCAAATTCAAGCAGTAATGATGAGTATCTTTTACATACCGAGTCGCCATACGATCctgaaacaaattaaatataagaatTTCCTTCATTTACAgatcatatatgaaaataatacatttttgcaatcaaATGATACCTTGAACTCCTTATCTGAAACAACTTCACCAACGTATTCAAGAATAAATGTTCCATTATTAATAGAAAGCTTAGTTCGAACGCCCCATCCTTTATTTTCAGTCATGAACTTGTCTAGTCCGGGAGCCCATTCGTGTCTTTGTATTCGTTGGTTTTTGCAAAGTTCCCTGGAAATGAAATGTGGATTCAGTCACAttgtataaacaataaaaaaatatatcactacatataagcaaaaaaaaaaaagaactcaCTTGCAAGGACAAAGCTGAGGTGAACACTCGGCATAGACTAATCGATTTATACAGTCGTCTTGACATTCATATGACGGTTGACAATTGCACGCTTGACTTTCGCAACCGTCTGGCGTAGGCTTGACATCATAATATACATCTaaacacaaaatatatattaaaatacggCCTTAAGGACCCACAAACGATGACAAATTAAAGAAGATTTAATACTTGTTCTAATTTTGCGGTAGTTCCACGACGGAACAGGCTGGTTATACTGATGCTGCCACCAAATATCGTACGGTAGTGAGAAATGAATTTTACGTTGCCTCACCCAACGTTCACAATATGGCGGTGGAGCTAGCAAACCGTTTGGATGGTCTGCTGCATTATAAACGAGCCTGGCCTTATGTTCCACAGGTTTAggactataaaaaaataaacaaatgattataatttgatTCTTGAAATAACAATGTaaaggtaaatataaaatactcactCGTTTTCTTTGTAATAATTTGAGAACAGTCCGGCGGCTAAGTATTTTTTCCTCATTCTAGGATTCCGATTGGTACTATAACTTCTTTCACGCTCACTTCGGTATCCTCTTTCGACGCTGCTGGCTGGACTGTCGTCTCTAGATGACATGATACGTTTTTTGCTAATTATACTCTTCGATAGAATATCTATGCTTTTCTCGAAATCAATTTCCTTCTCTTGTAAGGGAAGAGGATCATTCTCCAGACAATTGTCTTGCAAATGCTTTACAGTTTCCACTGAAGCGTCTCTAGACTTGGGTGATTTTTTGATCGTTTTTACGGTTTCTAAAGAGCTGTCTCTCGAGCTTGGGGAAACGTCTCGCAACCTTTTTACCGTGTTACAACTTCGCGATTTCCTTCTGCTCGATATGCGGCAAACATCTTTCTGAATTTCTAAGTCGTTTTCAACACTCTCACTGGGCGATACATCTTTGATGAAGTTTTGGACTATCGTTTTATGACTATCTTTAGAACTGGTTGATTTTAGTTTGCTTCGCTTTGTGCTTAAAGGAATATCATCATCGACATCAAGGAAAGTTTCCGAATTTTTGGTTGATTTTTTAGGCAAATTCGAATTATCGGATGCTAAAAGCGAATTTTTGGATTTCGACTTACTGACTGATCGTTTCGAAAGAATCACATTATCGATACTATCACAAGGCGAAATTTCTCTAATTTTTCTTTTGAGTTTTTCTCCTTTCATGTCGATACGACTGTTGGGTCTCTCAGCTTTCAAGTTCAATAAACTTAACGGAATACTATCTTCAGGATCATTTCCAATAGAACTTGTCGATAATGGTGGCAAACTATCAGTTTCACTGAGAACTTCCCATTTTGCGACAGTATCTAAAATCTCAGGTTGAATATTGGGAGATGGATTACTCTTTTCAATGTAATTTAAAGAACTTCCAGTAATTTCAATTTGAGTATGTACTTGACTAGTTACAGCCGTCTTTGCGGTTGGaacattttcattaatttttcctTGTAATTTTTCAAGCGATACAACAGAAACTCTACCTTGTTTTGGACATTCatctttatttaaaacaattttcaattcgCCATGTTTCTTACGAACGGTTCTTTCTAAAAATGAAACAGTTGCTTCTCCTACTTTGGGCACTCTTTCAAAAGCAGAATTGACCTTCAAATTATTGTCTGACAGTCCCAGCGAATTAGTATCACTAAGGATATCGTCATTACTAGGTGAgagtatattcatttttttctttttcttcttaGCACTAGGAAAACCTGTACGATTTATTGCTTTTCGTCTTTTTGCCCTCTTTTTCAAAGGCATCGATGAATCTGAGACATGCGTTACGGGCATATTTTCTACATTTTTCATAACAACATTCTCGTTAACAGATTCGTTACATTGAATTTCAGAATTTGTAATATCTGCTGGAACTTCGCATTGAACTTTTGattgaattaattttggcatgagtttaaatttactttcttttaaaatattcgaacttttctttttctttttatcgGACCCACATTCACCTGTTGCTTTCGGATCAACATCATTAGGCTGGTTCCTTTTTGATTGGCGTAAATTATGaccactttcaattttatcagaTATGACAGATATTATTGAATCAAATTTCTTCGATTTGTTGTCTGAAAGAATGGGAGAGTTGCATGACGTTGATATTTGATTTTCGCCTTCTAAATTATTCTTCACtatttttccatttattttagCATCTGCATTTCTAAAACTTGATTTTGAATACCTCGAAGATGAATCCACAGATACATGATTAAGTGAAATAGAAGATTTAGGAATTTGCAACTCAATATCGACTGACGGTTCAAATATTCCTGTAGGTTTTTCGACATTCACTACCACCGTTTCTTCAATCAATATATCTGTTCCTTTCGGCAATTTTTTAGCTTCCGCAggcaatttcaattttgaaataggCGATTTTATTACTGTAGCTCGACTAACTGTATCCCGAGtcaaattatcaattaatttgTCGCCTGAATTACTTGTACCACATTTATTTCTCTCTACAATACGAGATTCAATGGATTTTCTTAAATTGTTACTCATTAGGCTATCGAGTACTTTTGAAGCTGAAGTGGGATTTATTTTAGAGACTAAATTGCTTGTTAAGCCTTCGAGTCTATTTTTCTTACGAGTGATAATTTCAGACTTTTGCGCTGGGGGTGGCAAGTGTTTGTTAGAAACTTTTGATGATTTAGACGAATCTGAATGAGGAATGGAAAATTCATCTTTTTTAGTATCTGTTAAACtagtaatttttatattaacagATTCATCATTACTTTTATTACTCTGTGAATCAGCAATTTTGGCTTGTATTTTAGTGCTTTCATCTAAGTTACTTCTGTCGTTTAAAGACAGCCGGTCTTCAGACAATTTTTTAGATAAACTTTGTACAACTAAATCAAGGCTTGAATTAGCCAACCTGTCTGCCTCGAGCCTATGTCGCTTTTTAGGCGTTACAATAGGAGCGACGTGTTTAGTTCCATTACTATTGGACAAAAgtgtatttactgaattcttATTGTCAGATTTTTGGGATAAAGCTTTACCCGACTCATTCTTTGTATCTTTGCTGGGAAGTTCAGATTCTTTAGTTTTCGGCAAAGACTTTTCAAGATCGTGAACCATTTTGTGTACAGCTTTTAATTTTTCAGATGTTTcataaattttctttgaaaattctGAATGTTCCCCAACAGGTTTCTGTATGTTAAGTTCATCATCTGTACCCGTTGAGCATGGCGAAACGTGTTGACTATTACAACTCTCGACCGATTCATCAATATTTACCGAAAGCGCACTATTCTGGCTCTTATTAAGGTCTGGTTGGGTACTGTTTATAGAACTGTCTTGTATCTTACAATTAGATAgatcctttttatttttttcagatgAATTACTTGTTTTTACAGATGATTTAGGGGAATCAGCATTGTCTTCGTTCAAATCTCCGAGACAATTTGTTTCAGTACACACAAATGTTTCTGAGCCTTTAGAATTTTCTGTctttaaattttcaacaaattcTGTAGCTACCAGGCTAAGACTTAAAGTGTTATTCGTAGATGAATTAATATGATAATGTCTTTTCTTTAAGGGCAGTTTATGCTCATTGGTACTTGTATCTTTATCTTTACTACCTTTGCTCTGAGATTCTAGAAGTTGTTTCTTATGCCTTCTTTTTGATGTGGGGGTTGCGATTTCTGCACTATCAGGACCTTTTCTCTTTTTAGACGTacgtttaatacattttaaaatattttcaggtACAATTTTATCATTACAAGATTTTAATGATTGTTGTGAAACTGATTTGGGTGCACTGTGGCACAATTTCACAAAATGGCTGATGAGACTTTCCATTTCTTGACTAAATTTTTGATCCAACGCACCAGAGACAGATTTTGTACAAATTTCTCTGCTCCTCGATGCTGATCTAGATCTTCGCTGCCTTTTATGTTTTTTGAATTTATGTCTGTGGTGTCTGGAGTCAACACTACTTTTACTTGACATTCGAGATaatcttccattattttttggGTTTGGAGACTTTGCTGGTGATATTATGAATTGGGTTTTGTGTTTTTTCCAATGCGGAGTTGAAGAATTTTTCTTCGGAGGTttcttgaaatttaaaaatatattcctgGAGAGCGATTTACTTGGCACATATGTACTTTGCGATTGTTGAAACAAGTTAGTTACCGGAAGTGGTGACTTTTCTTTTTTGAAAATGGGGTAAATACTATCGGTCGATTTAACAGATTTCTTTGTTTTAGGAGATGTGTTTCGACAAGATTGTTTCaaactgttattattatttgggACATCTCTACCAAAACTGGACGAAGAAAAAGTGTCATTCCGAGAAGTCGATATCGGTGGACAAGCAAATTTATGGGTGAATACCGATAAATTATTAGGAAACATCGATCCAAATGAGTGTTTGTTGGTTTTGTTGAAGTTAAATCTATTGCTTGTGTTAAATATGTTGAAATTCAGCATGTTGGAGGATAATCTTGAACCAAATGTACTGAAAACTGGAGCTGGCGCAAAAAGATCGATCGTATTCAGTGAAGACAAACTCGGTGGGTTTAAATGGCTTGTCAATTCTCCGCCAAAAGTGAATTTGGACGAAGTAATGTTGTTCTTTGAATTTGTGAATTTCGAAGGTAAATATGAATTTTGAGAACGGCATTCAGAATCGGAGTCACTTGTGGTGTGGCCTAAAGTCAAGCAACTGAGAGTTTTGTTGGCAAGCAGAATAATTTCTTGATctgatacaaaatatttttgatttttgtagtAATTTCTATCTCTAACTGACCGGGACTTCTTTAACTTTCTCATCTTACGTCGAATATTCCTAATACTATAATCACTCTTATAACCAGATTTATCACTTTTGTAACCAGATTTATGATCACTTTTATACCCTGATCTAGAACAATGATCTGATTTATATCCTGACTTAAAACCATAATCACTTTTGTATCCAGATTCAATAAGTCTACTACAAACTTTGAAAGATTTAATTTCATGATCACTTTTGTAACCCGATAAAATATCCTTGTATTTAGGATTTAGATCAATTTCTCTCCACATGGGATCCAAAGGTTCATCACAGGGCCCTTCAAAGTCGCTTTGGTTGTCTCTCCAATTTGTaagatttttattgcttttcttTGACATTGACACAACAAGTTTACTTAGATCTTTTCTTTTGGCATACACTTCCGAAAGTATTCCTTTGTTAGTTCTTATTTCATCTTCACTATCGCCTGAATCGATTATTGGTTTATTTTTTGGTGGTCTTCCAGGGCCCTTCTTTCCAGAATTGGTTTTGTTCAATGGTGGACGACCCACTTTTCGCCTAGGTGGATATAAAACTCTATCTGTAGCATATAACATTCTATCCAACGCAGCAATATCTAATTTGTCAGTCTTTTTGCGATCAGTTTTAATATCAGGTTTGAGAATTTGACTGTCGCACTTTCTTTTCTCAAAAGATTCAACTATATTCTTTTGCTTACAACTAGCTTCACTTGATACTGATCTTTCACGATTACACGTTTCTGTTCGACTTTTTGATTTTGATCGGCTACTTCTTTTGGTTACGTTATTCTTGATGGAAGATTTACAATTTAGAAGTTTTATGGTATTCTCAACAGATTCCATACGTCTAGAAGGTGATTGCGTCGGTGAATTGTGATTCGATAGAATTCCAGAATCTGGTGAAACATTTGGAGGAtcattatttcgacaaaattcATTTACAATAATGTTATTAGCATCACTGAGATTGTCACAACTAGATGATAATTTAGGTTCGGCAATCAACTCCTCTCTAATTTTACGTGGTCGCCCTCGTTTCCGCTTCACatcagatattttattttgaacatttcGGGATTCACTAACGCAAGCATTACTTATTTCCGATTTACTATTCCCAAAATGTGATTTACTTGGGGTTTCCATTTTGGACACGGTGTTTTTGGAATCGGCAACATTATTAGATATTGGTACAGCAACAGCCACAAAATCATTATCAACACAATCATCTAAACATGGAGGATTAGGTATGGAAATTTCTATATCATCAGTTGTTGAAGTAAGTTCTGCTAAATCTTTGTTAATTTGTGATAGTTCCTCTGTTTGCTGAGAATTCAACGGTTGATTGTCATTAGTCTGTAGATGTTCACTCGATAAAAAATTTGATGACAATTGGGGTATGCCAGGTATTGTTGGTGGTATGGCACAATCATTTAACCCACTTTTGTTCATGGTACTACTAATCGTACAGTTCATACTGCTAACAGATGGATTTATTTGATTCATCGTATTGCTTATTGGATTTCCCATATTATTCGTATGACTAAGAATTTGCGTTTGTGTCACAAATTGTTGCAATAAACTAGATGCATAGTGTGTGGTCGATGGATGGTTTAAATCTTGACTAGTACTTTCATTCTCTGAACTGGAACTATCAGCTGTAGCTCGTTGTATAGCTGCATTTACCAACTGTAGTTCCATTTCACTACTAGATCCATCTGCACaacaacaaacaaataaaaattaaacacatataaacttttaaccaattttataaatgaaatttaaaatataaaacataccaTTTTCTTGAACTGCTTTAGTGTGTGTTGTTTGCGGTTGATTTTCAGAGCAAGGTCCGAAATCGTTGAAGGCAGCACACGGTTGGTGTTCGGGAAGAATAGCGGCGAGATCTTCCTCGTTGATAACTTGTAAGCTACAAGCAGCAGCGGCTAAAGCGGCACTAGAATCTGTGTCTGATTCCGTATCCGACGACGAGCTACTGTGAGAACTGCCCGATCGTTGACTACTACAAGAGCTTTCTTCCCCAGTGACTGCTGCTTTGACGACTGCCATCTGTGAATAATAAAGATTTGTTTAAGTTTAAATAGCTGGttatgcaaaaataaataaactaggcTTTTTGAAGCGTaagatatatacaatatttttttcatattgataatatactttttcattttcagaaatatatgcatataagaaAGGAGGGTTCTAATGGTTGAGCGGTTTTCTTTGATGAGGCAGtgttataatgtttttttaagatttcaaatttaatgcaTATGTAAGTACCAACATTTTCGGAGAATTTCAATTGCCTGAAAC containing:
- the ash1 gene encoding histone-lysine N-methyltransferase ash1: MGAEPATQSSSGESDSNSSDSENSLSSNSNSDSDSSSSNGSDEKLKTQNETRKSQPKLQQQFSVTSSETGLRLKIAAIPRVSKTAKKPSPKKKIPVPTAAAKKGNFEVLRSSERIQLETDKSQAKGNAKKLPNSKVKVKKKTLSESSSGSDDSSSNSSSSDSETKTPNKKKRTLKNTPCKPVPTSTSRTGPKLSATVYTKQSDESSDSDAPIRQRTSLKDSVNVKVNLKDESQNVSSAKDDSSAKTVRSGIVTRKKTSPKAKEKKVNNNADKNKGNTKTVVKRPRGRPRTKMAVVKAAVTGEESSCSSQRSGSSHSSSSSDTESDTDSSAALAAAACSLQVINEEDLAAILPEHQPCAAFNDFGPCSENQPQTTHTKAVQENDGSSSEMELQLVNAAIQRATADSSSSENESTSQDLNHPSTTHYASSLLQQFVTQTQILSHTNNMGNPISNTMNQINPSVSSMNCTISSTMNKSGLNDCAIPPTIPGIPQLSSNFLSSEHLQTNDNQPLNSQQTEELSQINKDLAELTSTTDDIEISIPNPPCLDDCVDNDFVAVAVPISNNVADSKNTVSKMETPSKSHFGNSKSEISNACVSESRNVQNKISDVKRKRGRPRKIREELIAEPKLSSSCDNLSDANNIIVNEFCRNNDPPNVSPDSGILSNHNSPTQSPSRRMESVENTIKLLNCKSSIKNNVTKRSSRSKSKSRTETCNRERSVSSEASCKQKNIVESFEKRKCDSQILKPDIKTDRKKTDKLDIAALDRMLYATDRVLYPPRRKVGRPPLNKTNSGKKGPGRPPKNKPIIDSGDSEDEIRTNKGILSEVYAKRKDLSKLVVSMSKKSNKNLTNWRDNQSDFEGPCDEPLDPMWREIDLNPKYKDILSGYKSDHEIKSFKVCSRLIESGYKSDYGFKSGYKSDHCSRSGYKSDHKSGYKSDKSGYKSDYSIRNIRRKMRKLKKSRSVRDRNYYKNQKYFVSDQEIILLANKTLSCLTLGHTTSDSDSECRSQNSYLPSKFTNSKNNITSSKFTFGGELTSHLNPPSLSSLNTIDLFAPAPVFSTFGSRLSSNMLNFNIFNTSNRFNFNKTNKHSFGSMFPNNLSVFTHKFACPPISTSRNDTFSSSSFGRDVPNNNNSLKQSCRNTSPKTKKSVKSTDSIYPIFKKEKSPLPVTNLFQQSQSTYVPSKSLSRNIFLNFKKPPKKNSSTPHWKKHKTQFIISPAKSPNPKNNGRLSRMSSKSSVDSRHHRHKFKKHKRQRRSRSASRSREICTKSVSGALDQKFSQEMESLISHFVKLCHSAPKSVSQQSLKSCNDKIVPENILKCIKRTSKKRKGPDSAEIATPTSKRRHKKQLLESQSKGSKDKDTSTNEHKLPLKKRHYHINSSTNNTLSLSLVATEFVENLKTENSKGSETFVCTETNCLGDLNEDNADSPKSSVKTSNSSEKNKKDLSNCKIQDSSINSTQPDLNKSQNSALSVNIDESVESCNSQHVSPCSTGTDDELNIQKPVGEHSEFSKKIYETSEKLKAVHKMVHDLEKSLPKTKESELPSKDTKNESGKALSQKSDNKNSVNTLLSNSNGTKHVAPIVTPKKRHRLEADRLANSSLDLVVQSLSKKLSEDRLSLNDRSNLDESTKIQAKIADSQSNKSNDESVNIKITSLTDTKKDEFSIPHSDSSKSSKVSNKHLPPPAQKSEIITRKKNRLEGLTSNLVSKINPTSASKVLDSLMSNNLRKSIESRIVERNKCGTSNSGDKLIDNLTRDTVSRATVIKSPISKLKLPAEAKKLPKGTDILIEETVVVNVEKPTGIFEPSVDIELQIPKSSISLNHVSVDSSSRYSKSSFRNADAKINGKIVKNNLEGENQISTSCNSPILSDNKSKKFDSIISVISDKIESGHNLRQSKRNQPNDVDPKATGECGSDKKKKKSSNILKESKFKLMPKLIQSKVQCEVPADITNSEIQCNESVNENVVMKNVENMPVTHVSDSSMPLKKRAKRRKAINRTGFPSAKKKKKKMNILSPSNDDILSDTNSLGLSDNNLKVNSAFERVPKVGEATVSFLERTVRKKHGELKIVLNKDECPKQGRVSVVSLEKLQGKINENVPTAKTAVTSQVHTQIEITGSSLNYIEKSNPSPNIQPEILDTVAKWEVLSETDSLPPLSTSSIGNDPEDSIPLSLLNLKAERPNSRIDMKGEKLKRKIREISPCDSIDNVILSKRSVSKSKSKNSLLASDNSNLPKKSTKNSETFLDVDDDIPLSTKRSKLKSTSSKDSHKTIVQNFIKDVSPSESVENDLEIQKDVCRISSRRKSRSCNTVKRLRDVSPSSRDSSLETVKTIKKSPKSRDASVETVKHLQDNCLENDPLPLQEKEIDFEKSIDILSKSIISKKRIMSSRDDSPASSVERGYRSERERSYSTNRNPRMRKKYLAAGLFSNYYKENDPKPVEHKARLVYNAADHPNGLLAPPPYCERWVRQRKIHFSLPYDIWWQHQYNQPVPSWNYRKIRTNVYYDVKPTPDGCESQACNCQPSYECQDDCINRLVYAECSPQLCPCKELCKNQRIQRHEWAPGLDKFMTENKGWGVRTKLSINNGTFILEYVGEVVSDKEFKDRMATRYVKDTHHYCLNLDGGLVIDGHRMGGEGRFVNHSCQPNCEMQKWSVNGLFRMALFALRDIRPGEELTYDYNFSLFNPAEGQPCKCDSENCRGVIGGKSQRITKQIVKAQLKSTAPIIVNPPSSTQTQNVPPSTPNRVGRPRKAVKANIKPNSQSSGSFSPDKNDAALFLKEVQSINLTSRFWQEPQMKPLTAKEKAMVKDRHCFLHRNLDKVKRVRERLLSHPVLAATQQIVSCVQQNAFQISPNSLLGLASANPSALTLPQNVVTNPQAISNPSVFLTRLHALRAPRNIKTRRLAQVEDNPILSKQARLANVFRELYNVVINAKDERNEIICTPLLKKKAAKNSEALVLTIDLSTIESNIETGHYKNVNVFDSHFNSFFAGITKTCGRTSTFGTIALQLKKIYNNIKIDFAEQLMEILGPQEPLPQGFLQKRKQEEVIMCVCGLHFEEGLMVQCGGEGDQQSGNSSSFAQFESTAKTFDDDDANSNDTLKSNSKSTIATSKDPQKDSSNDGSYVGNYSKAVKGCGVWQHARCMAVTDIGEPYYCHRCHPRQVNLEIPLDEYTDDGHQFYLSLMRGDLQVRQGDTVYVLRDIPIDEKNPDCSEQTYEPYVPDSRENNNVSIKGKRLERSKKGRTVCDKDKGSKDKNRKNDSGDPTAKDSADSNKDNVRKHTYKTIGAISVTELDIFRVERLWRDSTTGQRFVYGHHYLRPHETYHEPTRKFFPNEVMRVPLYEAVPIELVMSQCWVMDLNTYCKGRPLAANEEHVYICELRVDKYARLFTKISKPKYPICTKSYAFEMFPQRLKITRTYAPHEVSPSLLKNRTRKQDGNPPGREGKINQEKTIIPQYPALPAPKPKGAPLLHTPIVKNRATQKTRLNGILLKLLSKMPTKQPLDMSYLLDGRRQRKKMISS